Genomic segment of Pseudomonas iranensis:
TCAGAATCACCGCCATGCCGGCGGCGAGGCAGGCGCTGCCCAGCGTACGGCCAAGCACATGGGCCACCAGCAAGGCGACCACACCGGCACACAGGTAGCCGCCGAGAATCGACCATGGCTGGGCGAGGGCGCCGGAGGACACGGCGAACAGCAGCACCGCCGACGCGCCGAGCGGGCCGACCAGGTGAAAGGCAACGTCATGGCCGAACACCTGCGCGCACATCCACACACTGAACAGCGTGCCCAGGCCCATGCCGATCGCGGCACGGCTCCATTCAGTGGGGCGGGTGTTGATGGCAGCGGGCAACCAGCGAGCAAGCATTTAGAACTGATCCTTTACAAAATCCGGGGAAAAAAAAAGGACTTGTCCGGCATATCCGGAAAGCCCTCGAAGCGTTCCAACATTGGGGGAGGAACGCGCGTAGTTTGCCGATCAAACTCGATGCTGACAAATTCATATAAATGCAGTTTTAGTGCACTATTTTTGCATTGAACGGGTGCGCCGCGCGCTGACGAAGCATAGATAGCCACCCAGCGCCGCCAAGCCGCTCAAGGCGTAGAACATGCTCGGCGCCGGCGTGTGCATCAGCAGAAACCCGCACAGCACCGGGCTCGCCCCGCCGCCGAGTGCCGCCAGGTTCTGCGCGCCGTAGTAGCTGCCGCGCAATGTCTCCGGGGCGAGGGTGTCGACAAAGAGGAAGTCTGCAGGGTAAATGATCATCTCGCCCAAGGTGAAGATGAACATCGCCACGCACCAGCCGAGCAGGCTGTCCGCCACACTGAAACCAATCAACCCGACGATGAACAGCGCAGTGCCGCCGGCAATCCAGTGACGCAGGTGTTCGCGGCTGAGCCAGCGACCGACCTGGTATTGCAGCAGGATCACTGTGATTGCGTTGCAGGCGAGCAGGGCGGCCATGGTGTCGAGCGTTTGTTGCTGGGTGTGGGTGACCAGCAGGTATTGCGACAGGTACAGCGTAAAGCGCCCGTGCACCAAGGTGCTGAGCAGGCAACCGAGGGTGAACAGCACCATGGTGCGGTCGTTTTTCAGGATCATCAGCGTGTTGAGGAAACTTTGCGGCGCACTGCCGGAAGTTATCGGACTGGCATCCCTGGTCGCGCCGAGCAGCAGAAAAATACTGCCAATGGCGATCGCGCCGGCAACGATGAACGGCGCGGACGGCTGCACCCCGGCAATCACCACGCCAATCATCGGGCCGACGGCGTAGCCGATATTGGTCAGCGTGTAATTGAGGGAAAACGCCTTGACCCGCTGGCCCACCGGCAGGTTTTCACTGAGGATCGCCTTGGAGCCGATCAGGAACAGCGCCGACGCGGTTTCGCTGATGATCAGCACCAGGGTGACCAGATACAGGTTCTGCGCGAAGGTCAGCAGGATCAGGCCGATACCGCTGGAGAGCATGGCCACAATCAGCAACTGGCGCTTGTCCAGCTTGTCGATGATGTAGCCACCGTACAGCGACAGCAGCGTGGCGCTGAACACGGCGATGCCGAGCAGCAAGCCGACATCCTGCGGATTGAGGCCAAGCTTGTTGCTGAGGAAGAGCGTCAGCAACGGACTGACCAGGGCGCGGCTGATGACCACGGTCAGCGAGCTGATCATCAACCGGCGAATGAACGGCGAATACATGGCCACGGATGGGGAATGTCCTTATTCGGGAAGCCTGAGCGAACACCATCCTCTCTGGGCAGCCGCCACCGGTCAAGCTGATACACCAGCGTCCCTCGGAGCACATGATTTTCCTGTGGGAGCGAGCCTGCTCGCGAAGGCGGCGGATCAGTCACCTGCGATGTCGCTGACATACCGTATTCGCGAGCAGGCTCGCTCCCACAGGGTCTGTGTACCTCACGATTACCACTGACTTCCACAGGCGCAAATCAAGCCACATCCGAAGCCGCCGGCCTGTGCCGCAAGGTGATCGGCAACTTGCACGATTCACCGCGCCCCATCGGGAAATACTGGAAACCATTGCGCGCCAGTCGCCCGGCGTCGTACAGGTTGCGGCCGTCGAAGATGACCGGGCTGTTGAGACGCTGTTTGATCAGCTCGAAATCCGGGGCCTTGAACTGTTGCCATTCGGTGCAGATGATCAGCGCATCGGCGCCGCCCAGTACCGATTCCGGCGTGCCCATCAGCATCAGTTTTGATTCGTTTGGATAGAGATTCTGGGTTTCCACCATGGCCTCCGGATCAAACGCGCGCACGCTGGCCCCGGCAGCCCATAAATCTTCGAGCAGAACCCGGCTCGGCGCGTCGCGCATGTCGTCGGTGTTGGGCTTGAACGCCAGGCCCCACAAGGCAAAGGTCCTGCCGCGCAAATCGCCCCGGTAGAAGGCGTTGATGCGTTCAAACAGTTTGTGTTTCTGGCGCTGGTTGATCGCTTCTACCGCTTGCAGTAGATCACTGGAGCAATGCGCCTGTTCGGCACTGTGAATCAACGCGCGCATGTCTTTGGGAAAACACGAACCGCCGTAGCCGCAACCCGGATAGATGAAGTGATAGCCAATCCGCGTATCGGCACCGATGCCCTGGCGCACTGATTCGATATCTGCGCCGAGATGCTCGGCGAGTTCGGCGATCTGGTTGATGAAGCTGATCTTGGTCGCCAGCATGCAGTTGGCGGCGTATTTGGTCAGCTCGGCACTGCGCAGGTCCATGAACAGGATGCGGTCATGGTTGCGGTTGAACGGCGCGTACAGATCGCGCATCACATCGCGCACTTCAGCGCCTTCGCAACCGATTACGATACGATCCGGCCGCCGGCAATCGGCCACCGCTGAACCTTCCTTGAGAAATTCCGGGTTGGAGACGATATCGAACTGCAGCAGGCGGCCAATCTTGATCAGGGCTTTTTCGATGTGGCTGCGCAAAGCGTCGCCCGTGCCCACCGGCACCGTGGATTTTTCTACCACGATCAACGGCTGCTCACGATGTCGGGCAATCGCGTCGCCGACCGACAGCACGTAGCGCAGGTCCGCCGAACCGTCCTCGCGTGACGGCGTGCCCACCGCGATGAACGCCACCCGCCCATGCAACACCGCAAACCGCTCATCAGTGGTGAATTGCAGGCGTTTCGAGTCCAGGCCCTCACGCACTAGGCTGGCCAGCGCCGGCTCGAAAATACTGACGTGACCCTGGCGTAACTGCTCGATCTTCTGCGCGTCGACATCCATGCACACGACGTCGTGACCGACCTCGGCCAGCACCGCCGCTTGCACCAGACCGACATAACCACTGCCAAACACCGTGATCTTCATGCCGCACTCCTGCTCGCAGTTCCGTGCTTTGAAGATAAGAGCGCGATGTTTCAGTTCGCCTACCGTGCTGAAGAGGCAGCAAACAGACCGTTCGGGGAATGCCCGATTGACTTTTACCGCCTCGAACGGCAGGTTGTCGGCCTTTCGCGGCAACCCCTGTCATTGAGTCACGCCGTTTTTTTGCGTTTCATTTCATGCATTTATTGTTTTTGTTGAATCGTTTTTTATTTCAAGGCCGTTTCGTTTGAGTGATTTGTCGAGTACCCAACCTGCACCGTCCACCAGCAATCCGCTAACCGTTTACCTGGCGCGACTGGCACCTTCCAGCCAGTTGACCATGCGCTATGTGCTGCAAGATGCCGCTGACCGCCTCGGTTTCGAGGACGTCGATATCGAAGAGATCCCGTGGCACGGTCTGCAACCGGAAGACGTGGTGGCGCTGGTCGCCGCTTTGCGTGCCGACGGTTATGCACCGAACACCTCTTCGCTGTACGTCAATGCCGTGCGCGGGGTGATGAACGAGGCGTGGCGCATGAGCCTGATCAGCCAGGATCACCTGTTGAAGATGCGTTCGGTCAAGGGCATAGCCGGCACACGGCTGTCCCAGGGGCGCAACCTCAAGCGCACGCTGATCCACGAACTGATGGAAGTCTGCGCTGCCGACCCGCGCCCGCAGGGCTTGCGTGATGCGGCGGTGATAGCGCTGCTGTACGGCACCGGCATGCGCAAGTCGGAATCGGTGGATCTGGATCTGAGTCAGGTCGACTTCAACGAACGCAGCCTGACCGTTACCGGCAAGGGCAACAAACAGCTGATCAAGTACGCGCCGGCCTGGGCCTTTGCCAAGCTCGACGCCTGGCTGGAACTGCGTCGTTCACAGCTCAAGGAAGGCGAGAGCGACGATGCATTCCTGTTCAATCGCATACGCCGGGGCAGCCACATCACCCGCGAGCGCATCACCAAACACGCGATTTACTACATCGCCCGCCAGCGCGGTACGCAGGTCGGGGTGAAAATCATGCCCCACGATTTTCGGCGTTCATTCATCACCCGGGTGATCGAAGAGCACGACCTGTCGATCGCGCAGAAACTCGCGCATCACAGCAATATCCAGACAACCGCCAACTACGATGTGCGCGATGACAACGAGCGGCGGCGGGCGGTGGATCGCTTCGATTTGTGACGCGTTTAGCCCGATGAAGGGCAATTGCGCGCGGCCGTCGCAGCCTGAGTGATTTGTGCAGCAAGCCGTTTGACGTTGTTCTGTTGCGCAGTCACCAGCTCTTCGATGCTTGGCCCTGAAGGCGTCTGCAACACCGAGCGACAGGTCAGTAGCGCCGCGTCCGCCGCACCCAGCGGGCGCACTCGCCATTTCACGTCGATCAAGGCGTACTGGCCGGGAATCGAATCGAAGCGCTGCACGTCGATACGGACCGAGGCGCGCTGCTGGCCGACACCGCTGCTCAATTGATCGATCAGCGCGCCGCGCAACTCATCGGCAAGAGTGGCGCTCCACCAATCGGTTTCCAGAATCGCCACGCCGCTGTTGCCCTGGCGAATCACAATCTGCGCGCGATCGACCTGTGGCGGCACGCTGATGCTTTCGATGGCAATGTCGGCGCCGTTGCGGCTGGCACCCGGTTGCGCCGGGGTCAGTGTGTGAAAGCTGATCGGGTCGCTACGGCACGCAGTCAGCAGCAAGAAGGCAGCGAGCACGGTGATCTTCAACGGTAAAGCCATGGATGCAGCTCCTGTGCTCAATTGCGTGGCGGTCCTTTGAGGTCCAGCGGCGCGGCGTTGTCGGGGCGTCCGCGAATCAGCGACTCAGGGTGGCGACCGAGGTAATCCGACAGCTCTCGCAACGAGCGCGACATGCGCCCGAGCTCGTCGAGGGTCTCGGTGAGTTGCTCACGTTGCGGTGAGTCCTCGGCGAGAGTCGAATTGGCCGACTGCAAGGTCTTGCTGACGTCGGCGAGGGTGCTCTGTACACCCGGCAGAGTCCTGGCGTTGAACTGCTTAAGGCCCTTGCGCAGCTCGACCAGATTGCCGTCGAGGTTGCTGGCGATGCGTTCAACCGGCAGCGCGTTGATCTTGTTCACCATCGCCTCGAGTTTTTCCTGCAATTGTTCGAGGCTGCCGGGAACGGTCGGAATGGTGACCGGCCGTGCCTTGGGGTCGAACGCGACTTTCGGCGCTTTGGGGTAGAAATCCAGCGAAATATACAACTGACCGGTGAGCAGGTTGCCATTGCGGGCCTGGGCGCGCAGGCCATTTTCAATGAACGTGCCGATCAGGCGCGCGCCGGTGGCCTCATCGTTTTCGTCGCCATGGTAGGTCTTGAGAATCTTCGCGTGGGCACGGCCGAGTCGCTGCGGATAAATGACAATGCCGACATTCACCGGAAAGGTGCGCTTGACCTCGTCGAAGTCGAGATTGACCGCCACCACCCGGCCGATTTCGATACCGAGAAACTCCACGGGCGCATCCACCTTGAGCCCGCGCAAGGCCTGATCAAACCGCAGCGCCAGGTATTGCGCCTTGCCGTCGGGCGGGGCGAGGGCGGCTGTCTGGTTGGCAAACAGCTCGAAACTCTTGTCGTCGCTGGCCGGCTTATCGTCGGGGCTGTAGTCCGGGGCGCGGAAAGCGATGCCGCCCACCAGCAGGGTCGACAGCGATTCGGTTTTCACCGCAAAGCCGTTGGCGCCGACATTGATGTCGATGCCACTGGCGTTCCAGAAGCGGGTGTTTTCGGTAACGTAGGCATCGTTGGGCGAATGCACGAACACTTCGATGTTGACGCCTTTGCCGTCCGGGTCCAGCGCGTAGGACACGACCTGGCCAACCGGAATCTTGCGGTAATAAACGGGGGAGCCGATGTCCAGCGAGCCAAGGTCCGCGGTGTGCAGCGTAAAGCGTTTGCCCGGTTCGCCGTAGGTGATCGGCGGCGGGTTCTCCAGACCTTTGAAGTTTTTTGAGCGGGTATTGGCCTGACCTATGTCGGCGCCGATGTAATCGCCCGACAGCAGCGTATCGATGCCCGAGACCCCGCCGGCGCCGATACGTGGACGCACCACCCAGAATTGCGAATCCTCGCGGGTGAAGGCTTCGGCCTGCTTGGCCAGTTTGATCGTGGCGTTGACGTGTCTATGGTCGTTGGCCAGTTCCACGTCGGAGACATGGCCGATGACTACGTTGCGGTACCGGACTTCGGTCTTGTTTGCGGTCAGACCATCGCCGGTCTTGAAGGTAACGGTGATGACCGGGCCTTCCTGAAGGATGTTGTGAATCACCAGCGAAATCCCGACCAGCACCGCCACAATCGGCACGATCCATACCAGTGAAATCGCGAAACGGCGGGTTTTGATCGGCGCCTGACCGGGTGCTCGCGGCTCATCGCTGGCTGACGACTTCATCCATGTCCTCCTCAATTTATCGGGCCCTGAGCGTCGGGAACGCAAAAGCACTTCATCAATATAGAAGTGCTTGGCGATAGAGCAAATGTGTATAGCTGGCCTAGGACGCGATTGCGGTGCAAGGAGTTGCCGAACACTGCGACCTGATCGTTCCCATGCTCTGCGTGGGAATGCAGCCCGGGACGCTCTGCGTCCCAAGATCGCAGCCTTCGGCAGCTCCTACAGGGGCCAGAATCTTGGCGGGCTCAGCCGAGCATTTCGCGCAAGCGATACCAGAACATGCCCAGCGCCAGCAGCGGCGAACGCAAGGCCGGGCCACCGGGGAAGGTCATGTGCGGCACGCCGCTGAACACGTCCATGCCTTGGCTGTGCCCGGCATGAATGGCTTCGCCCAACAACTTCGCGCACCAGTGCGTGACGTTGAGGCCATGGCCGGAATAACCCTGCGCGTAAAACACGTTCGGGTGCTGTTTGAGTCGGCCAACCTGGGGGAAGCGATTGGCGGTAATGCCGATCTTGCCGCCCCATTGGTAGTCGATTCGCACATCGGCCAGTTGCGGGAACACCTTGAGCATTTTCGGGCGCATATAGGCGGCGATGTCCGCCGGATCGCGCCCGGAATAATGACAAGCGCCGCCAAACAGCAACCGTCGATCAGCCGAGAGTCGGTAATAGTCCAGCCCGACTTTTTGATCGCACAGCGCCAGGTTCTGCGGAATCAACTGGGCGGCGCGGCTTTCGTCCAACGGCTCGGTGGCGATGATGTAACTGCCGGCGGGCAGCACTTTGCCGCTGAGCTTGGGTTCCAGTTCATCCAGATGCGCGTTGCAGCCAAGCACCAGGCTGCCGGCGCGCACTGAACCCGTGGCGCAGCGCACCTCGACGGTCGGGCCATGGAGGATTTCCAGCACCGGACTCTGCTCAAAGATCCGCACGCCCAGCGATGCCGCGAGACGCGCCTCACCTTGCACCAGATCCAGCGGATGCAAGTGCCCCGAACCCATGTCGATCAATCCGCCGGCGTACACACCAGCGTCGACCACTTGCTGCCGGATCTGTTCCGGCCCGACCAGCCTCGTTGCGTGGGCATAGTCGAGTTCGGCGAGGCTGTCCTGTTCCTGCTTGAACGCGGCGAATTGCGCGGCGGTGTTGGCCAGTTCGCAAAAGCCCCAGCGCAGATCACAGGCGATGGCGTTGTCAGTGATGCGCTGGCGCACCAGCTCCACCGAATCGATGCCGGCGCGCTGCAGATAGCGCACGCCGTCTTGGCCGACGTAGCGAGCGAACCCCTCGACTTCATGGCCGATACCGCGAATCAGCTGACCGCCATTGCGCCCGCTGGCGCCCCAGCCGATACGTCGCGCCTCAAGCAACACCACCGACAGACCGCGCTGCGCCAGCTCAATCGCGGTATTGACGCCAGTGAAGCCGCCACCGATTACGCAGACATCAGCAAGCAAATCACCATCCAGCGCAGGGTAGGGCGTGCTCGCCCGCGCAGAAGCGGCGTAATAAGAGCCGGTGTGTTGTGCGCTGTGCTGATTCATTTGTTCGACTTCACTTTGCTCCACGACCGGGTCATCAGGCGCATGATCGCCTGGGGCGGGGTCGAGGAAATGTAGAGTTTGTCGAGCACCGACTGCGGCGGATAAACCTCAGGGTTGTTGACCAGTTCCTCATCCATGAACGGCTTGGCCGCCGGATTCGGATTGGCGTAGCCGACGGTGGCGCTGACCTTGGCGATCACCTGCGGATCGAGCAGGTAATTGATGAAGGCGTGCGCCTCTTTGGCGTTGCTCGCATCGGCTGGGATCGCCAGCAGATCGAACCACAGGTTGGCGCCTTCCTTGGGGATGGCGTAAGCGATATTCACACCGTTCTTGGCTTCCTTGGCGCGGTTGGCTGCCTGGAACACATCGCCGGAGTAACCGAACGCGACGCAGATGTCACCATTGGCCAGGTCCGACACGTACTTGGAAGAATGGAAATAGGTGATGTACGGGCGGATGCTCAGGAGCTTGGCTTCGGCCTTTTTGTAGTCTTCAGGGTTTTCACTGCGCGGGTCCATGCCCATGTAGTTGAGGATGGCCGGGAAGACTTCGTCGGCGGAATCCATCATCGACACGCCGCACTGGCTGAGCTTCTTCAGATTCTCGGGTTCGAACAGCACGGCCCAGGAATCGATGTGGTCGATGCCGAGCACTTGCTTGACCTTATCGACGTTATAACCGATGCCGTTGGTGCCCCATAAATAGGGAACCGAGTGCTCATTGCCTGGATCATTTTTCTCTAGCAATTCAAGCAGTTTCGGGTCCAAGCTCTTCCAGTTTGGTAACTGTGAACGGTCGAGCTTCATAAACGCGCCGGCCTTTACCTGACGGGCGAGGAAATGGTTGGACGGCACCACCACGTCGTATCCGGTGCGACCGGCGAGGAGTTTGCCTTCAAGGGTTTCGTTGGAGTCGAAGACGTCGTAGATCACCTTGATCCCGGTCTTGCTCTGGAAGTCGGCGAGGGTGGTTTCGCCAATGTAGTCGGTCCAGTTGTAGACGCTGACTTGGGGCTCGGCGTGGGCTACGGCACTGAACAGCACGCTCAGTGCGACCGGGAGTACGGATTTCAATAGACGCATATCGACACCTCTTCTTGTAATGATCGTTCCCACGCTCTGCGTGGGAATGCCGCAACGGACGCTCCGCGTTCGGCTTTGGATGGGACGCAGAGCGTCCCGGGATGCGTTCCCACGCGGGAGCGTGGGAACGATCAACTGTGCGGCCGTCTTCGCGAGCAGGCTCGCTCCCACAGGGACGAGGCGCCGTCAGACGCTCAGCAGCAGGAACTCCCGCTCCCACGAGCTGATCACGCGCTTGAAGTTTTCGTGCTCGGCGCGTTTGACCGCGACGTAGCCGCGGACGAATTTGCTGCCCAGGTACTCCGCGACCTTCGGGCACTCTTCCATCTGCGTCAGGGCTTCTTCGATGGTGATCGGCAGGCGCAGATTGCGGCGCTCGTAGGCCCGGCCTTCGACCGCCGCGCTCGGCTCGATCTTCTCGACCATGCCGATGTAGCCGCACAGCAGGCTCGCGGCAATCGCCAGATACGGGTTGGCGTCGGCGCCGGGCAAGCGGTTCTCCACGCGCATCGATTCAGGCCCCGAAGTCGGCACTCGCAGGCCGACCGTGCGGTTCTCTTCGCCCCATTCGACGTTGACCGGTGCCGAGGTGTCCGGCAGGAAGCGGCGGAACGAATTGACGTTCGGTGCGAACATCGGCAGGACTTTCGGGATGTACTTTTGGAGGCCACCGATGTGATGACGGAACAGCTCGCTCATGTTGCCCTCGGCGTCGGCAAAGATCGGCTGGCCCGTCGCGATCTCGACCACGCTCTGGTGCAGGTGCATGGCGCTGCCAGGCTCGTCGCCGATCGGCTTGGCCATGAACGTCGCGGTGACGTTGTGCTTGAGCGCCGCCTCGCGCAGGGTGCGCTTGAACACGGTGATCTGGTCGGCCAGATCCAGCGCATCGCCATGACGGAAGTTGATTTCCATCTGCGCCGGGCCGTCTTCGTGGATCAACGTGTCGAGATCCAGGCCTTGCAGTTCGCACCAGTCGTAGACGTCTTCGAACAGCGGATCGAATTCGTTGGCGGCATCGATCGAGAATGACTGTCGACCGCTTTCCGCACGACCCGAACGACCCAGTGGTGCCTTGAGCGGCAGGTCCGGGTCTTCACAGCGCTGGGTCAGGTAGAACTCCATTTCCGGCGCGACAATCGGCTTCCAGCCCTTGTCGGTGTAGAGCTGCAGGACTTTCTTCAGCACGTTGCGCGGCGACAGTTCGATCGGATTGCCAAACTTGTCGAAGGTGTCGTGGATGACGATGGCAGTCGGCTCGATCGCCCAAGGGATGACATACACGGCGTCGGAAACCGGCTTGCAGACCATGTCGATGTCGGCCGGGTCGAGCAGGTCGTAGTAGATGTCGTCGTCGACAAAATCCCCGGTTACCGTTTGCAGCAGCACGCTCTCCGGCAGGCGCATGCCACGCTCATGCAGGAACTTGTTGGTCGGTGCAATCTTGCCGCGGGCGATGCCGGTCAGGTCGCTGACCACGCATTCGACTTCGGTAATCTTGTGATCTTTCAGCCAGGTGAACAGCTGATCGAAAGGGGCGTTCATAAAGACCTCGTTATTGGTTTTGTAGACGCCGGGGAGGGCGGGTTTCATCTTCCGCCCCTTCCCCTGTGGCGCGTTGGCGACTATCTTGGGCGCGGCTTGCGATTCCATCTATCCACTTTCAGCAGCACCAAAGCGCACCAAAAGAGTGCGCAAGATCACCCCATGACAACGTGCAATCGGCTTCAGGTACAAGCGTTCAATACCGCCGACGTGGCCGAGCAAATCCGCGCCACACCGGGCTGGGTCCAGCATTACCAGCAGATGTCGCCGGGACATTTCGCCGGGCAGATTCGCTATCTCGATCTGCAGGGCGTCGAGGTTTACGAAGAACAGATGAACACCCGTGTCGAGCAGAACTTCAGTGCGCCATCCGGGGCTCTGGCGTTCTGTTTCGATCGCAGCGACAACGCGCTGTACCTGCTCAACGAAGAGAGCCGCAACATCTGGATCACCCCGGAGAACTACCGGGAAATCGCCGTGGTATTCGGCCCTGATTTCGTCCGCGAGCACGGCCTGCAAGTGGCGAAACTCGAAGGGTTGTTCATGGCACCGCTGAACTGCGGACAGAACGCTTTGTTCAGTGGCTGGTTAAGCTCGATTCTCACGAAGTTGTCGCAAGCTGCTGATCAACTTGATAAATATCGCCTGACTCAACAGTTGCTTGAGGACTGTCTGTTCATCCTCGACAACGCTCACGCCAGCCTTGATCGCAGCGGATTGCAGCGGCGCAACAACGAACGCCAGATCATCAAAAGAGTAGGGGAGTGGGCGGCTGATTCGCCGGAAGACACGGTTAATCTGCTCGAACTTTCTCACGTTGCCGGCGTGCCGCTGCGCCAGTTGCAACAGGCTTTCAAGGCCTACACCGGGATGACCCCGAGCCACTGGTTACGGCTGAGGCGGCTGAACAGTGCGCACCGTGAATTGCTCAAGCGCAGGCCCACGGAAACCACCGTTGCCGAA
This window contains:
- a CDS encoding intermembrane transport protein PqiB, with translation MKSSASDEPRAPGQAPIKTRRFAISLVWIVPIVAVLVGISLVIHNILQEGPVITVTFKTGDGLTANKTEVRYRNVVIGHVSDVELANDHRHVNATIKLAKQAEAFTREDSQFWVVRPRIGAGGVSGIDTLLSGDYIGADIGQANTRSKNFKGLENPPPITYGEPGKRFTLHTADLGSLDIGSPVYYRKIPVGQVVSYALDPDGKGVNIEVFVHSPNDAYVTENTRFWNASGIDINVGANGFAVKTESLSTLLVGGIAFRAPDYSPDDKPASDDKSFELFANQTAALAPPDGKAQYLALRFDQALRGLKVDAPVEFLGIEIGRVVAVNLDFDEVKRTFPVNVGIVIYPQRLGRAHAKILKTYHGDENDEATGARLIGTFIENGLRAQARNGNLLTGQLYISLDFYPKAPKVAFDPKARPVTIPTVPGSLEQLQEKLEAMVNKINALPVERIASNLDGNLVELRKGLKQFNARTLPGVQSTLADVSKTLQSANSTLAEDSPQREQLTETLDELGRMSRSLRELSDYLGRHPESLIRGRPDNAAPLDLKGPPRN
- a CDS encoding glutamine synthetase family protein, with protein sequence MNAPFDQLFTWLKDHKITEVECVVSDLTGIARGKIAPTNKFLHERGMRLPESVLLQTVTGDFVDDDIYYDLLDPADIDMVCKPVSDAVYVIPWAIEPTAIVIHDTFDKFGNPIELSPRNVLKKVLQLYTDKGWKPIVAPEMEFYLTQRCEDPDLPLKAPLGRSGRAESGRQSFSIDAANEFDPLFEDVYDWCELQGLDLDTLIHEDGPAQMEINFRHGDALDLADQITVFKRTLREAALKHNVTATFMAKPIGDEPGSAMHLHQSVVEIATGQPIFADAEGNMSELFRHHIGGLQKYIPKVLPMFAPNVNSFRRFLPDTSAPVNVEWGEENRTVGLRVPTSGPESMRVENRLPGADANPYLAIAASLLCGYIGMVEKIEPSAAVEGRAYERRNLRLPITIEEALTQMEECPKVAEYLGSKFVRGYVAVKRAEHENFKRVISSWEREFLLLSV
- a CDS encoding helix-turn-helix domain-containing protein: MTTCNRLQVQAFNTADVAEQIRATPGWVQHYQQMSPGHFAGQIRYLDLQGVEVYEEQMNTRVEQNFSAPSGALAFCFDRSDNALYLLNEESRNIWITPENYREIAVVFGPDFVREHGLQVAKLEGLFMAPLNCGQNALFSGWLSSILTKLSQAADQLDKYRLTQQLLEDCLFILDNAHASLDRSGLQRRNNERQIIKRVGEWAADSPEDTVNLLELSHVAGVPLRQLQQAFKAYTGMTPSHWLRLRRLNSAHRELLKRRPTETTVAEVAMRWSFWHLGRFSSSYRALFKELPSETLKR
- a CDS encoding PqiC family protein, translated to MALPLKITVLAAFLLLTACRSDPISFHTLTPAQPGASRNGADIAIESISVPPQVDRAQIVIRQGNSGVAILETDWWSATLADELRGALIDQLSSGVGQQRASVRIDVQRFDSIPGQYALIDVKWRVRPLGAADAALLTCRSVLQTPSGPSIEELVTAQQNNVKRLAAQITQAATAARNCPSSG
- a CDS encoding site-specific integrase yields the protein MSDLSSTQPAPSTSNPLTVYLARLAPSSQLTMRYVLQDAADRLGFEDVDIEEIPWHGLQPEDVVALVAALRADGYAPNTSSLYVNAVRGVMNEAWRMSLISQDHLLKMRSVKGIAGTRLSQGRNLKRTLIHELMEVCAADPRPQGLRDAAVIALLYGTGMRKSESVDLDLSQVDFNERSLTVTGKGNKQLIKYAPAWAFAKLDAWLELRRSQLKEGESDDAFLFNRIRRGSHITRERITKHAIYYIARQRGTQVGVKIMPHDFRRSFITRVIEEHDLSIAQKLAHHSNIQTTANYDVRDDNERRRAVDRFDL
- a CDS encoding polyamine ABC transporter substrate-binding protein, with product MRLLKSVLPVALSVLFSAVAHAEPQVSVYNWTDYIGETTLADFQSKTGIKVIYDVFDSNETLEGKLLAGRTGYDVVVPSNHFLARQVKAGAFMKLDRSQLPNWKSLDPKLLELLEKNDPGNEHSVPYLWGTNGIGYNVDKVKQVLGIDHIDSWAVLFEPENLKKLSQCGVSMMDSADEVFPAILNYMGMDPRSENPEDYKKAEAKLLSIRPYITYFHSSKYVSDLANGDICVAFGYSGDVFQAANRAKEAKNGVNIAYAIPKEGANLWFDLLAIPADASNAKEAHAFINYLLDPQVIAKVSATVGYANPNPAAKPFMDEELVNNPEVYPPQSVLDKLYISSTPPQAIMRLMTRSWSKVKSNK
- a CDS encoding UDP-glucose dehydrogenase family protein; the encoded protein is MKITVFGSGYVGLVQAAVLAEVGHDVVCMDVDAQKIEQLRQGHVSIFEPALASLVREGLDSKRLQFTTDERFAVLHGRVAFIAVGTPSREDGSADLRYVLSVGDAIARHREQPLIVVEKSTVPVGTGDALRSHIEKALIKIGRLLQFDIVSNPEFLKEGSAVADCRRPDRIVIGCEGAEVRDVMRDLYAPFNRNHDRILFMDLRSAELTKYAANCMLATKISFINQIAELAEHLGADIESVRQGIGADTRIGYHFIYPGCGYGGSCFPKDMRALIHSAEQAHCSSDLLQAVEAINQRQKHKLFERINAFYRGDLRGRTFALWGLAFKPNTDDMRDAPSRVLLEDLWAAGASVRAFDPEAMVETQNLYPNESKLMLMGTPESVLGGADALIICTEWQQFKAPDFELIKQRLNSPVIFDGRNLYDAGRLARNGFQYFPMGRGESCKLPITLRHRPAASDVA
- a CDS encoding NAD(P)/FAD-dependent oxidoreductase; this encodes MNQHSAQHTGSYYAASARASTPYPALDGDLLADVCVIGGGFTGVNTAIELAQRGLSVVLLEARRIGWGASGRNGGQLIRGIGHEVEGFARYVGQDGVRYLQRAGIDSVELVRQRITDNAIACDLRWGFCELANTAAQFAAFKQEQDSLAELDYAHATRLVGPEQIRQQVVDAGVYAGGLIDMGSGHLHPLDLVQGEARLAASLGVRIFEQSPVLEILHGPTVEVRCATGSVRAGSLVLGCNAHLDELEPKLSGKVLPAGSYIIATEPLDESRAAQLIPQNLALCDQKVGLDYYRLSADRRLLFGGACHYSGRDPADIAAYMRPKMLKVFPQLADVRIDYQWGGKIGITANRFPQVGRLKQHPNVFYAQGYSGHGLNVTHWCAKLLGEAIHAGHSQGMDVFSGVPHMTFPGGPALRSPLLALGMFWYRLREMLG
- a CDS encoding MFS transporter, whose translation is MAMYSPFIRRLMISSLTVVISRALVSPLLTLFLSNKLGLNPQDVGLLLGIAVFSATLLSLYGGYIIDKLDKRQLLIVAMLSSGIGLILLTFAQNLYLVTLVLIISETASALFLIGSKAILSENLPVGQRVKAFSLNYTLTNIGYAVGPMIGVVIAGVQPSAPFIVAGAIAIGSIFLLLGATRDASPITSGSAPQSFLNTLMILKNDRTMVLFTLGCLLSTLVHGRFTLYLSQYLLVTHTQQQTLDTMAALLACNAITVILLQYQVGRWLSREHLRHWIAGGTALFIVGLIGFSVADSLLGWCVAMFIFTLGEMIIYPADFLFVDTLAPETLRGSYYGAQNLAALGGGASPVLCGFLLMHTPAPSMFYALSGLAALGGYLCFVSARRTRSMQK